In the Sander lucioperca isolate FBNREF2018 chromosome 24, SLUC_FBN_1.2, whole genome shotgun sequence genome, TCCATTGGAGCTAACAAACATGGAACTGTCACTTAGAAATCTGCTGAAAGGATTCCAGGAAGGACATTGTTTTTGCAGGATATCATTTGGGACTGATTGGAAACTACTGTATTGTCTGCAAGGACAAATGTTTACTGCAGAGgaaaactgaaagaaaatttgtacttaagtacagtacctgagtaaatttacttagttacattccagcccTGCATGGTGATCAGTAGGCCTTGGATGGGAGACTGCCTGGTAATACCAGGTGCTGGAAGCTTGTACACTTCTCTTTACAAacacctgctgctgcttctcTGGAGACAGagctttgaaaatgtttaaaaatgatcTACAAGTGAGGCAAAATAAAAGAGTAAAATAGTTTATTGTATCAGTAAAGATAACAGAaggcacacatacagtatctgaGGGCAGACATCACACCAGTGTCAGCATCTTTCTCCAGCCTCCACATACACCACCTCCTCCACTTAAACCACCATGTGATCATATAGCAAAACATACCATTACAAACATTTCTTTCTGCAGGACCCAAAGGCTGGAAGTCGTCCATCTTGGAGAGGCTGGAGTTGATGCAATACATTAGCAGGCTAAGCTCAACTCTGCAGCTCATAGTACAACGTCAAGCAAATGCAGCCTTTTGcaaaaatatattcatatataattATACACATTTTCTAGACACTGAAGCAAATCAACTATACAAAATGCAGAAAACTATCTCAGTACAATAACTGGGGAGTCGGTTTTAAGAAAGTCcatgcttattattattattagcattgTAGTGGCAGTATTACAGAAAAATAGTAGCAGTACCTTTGTCATAAAATAGTTTAGGAAAAATTACAAGTCAATATAATGCCAAAAATATTAGCtttgaaaacaagaaaaaaagtacACAAAAGACATTTCAATATACATGTTTATAGGAGGACTACAACATCTGGAAAATACAAGTGTGTCCCTTTCAAGCAGTATAAGGTTTACCCAAAATCACAATTAGAAGTAAATCAGTTAAGGAGTGCCCATGGTTTTGAGATGTTTTTTGGTTGAAATACAGATCCCAGAGTTCACATACGCTACGCCATGCTACAAAACTACAACCGAGCAGGTTGTAGGGTCCCTGCGACGAGgagaaatattaaatattgagaaaaaaaacgctgTGAGCGTAAAACCGTAATTTAAAGCTGTAATATTTTGAGAATACAGCCGCACGAGAAAAATTTGAATTGTAAAATGCATTAGACTTTTAGCTCGTGTGTCAAAGTAGGTTTTTCCTGAAACAGTAAGTTACAAGTTATTGTATGACTCTTTTCCCccccgtaaaaaaaaaaaaaaatcacaatttcaTCTTGTAATATTactattctttttttcaaaatattacaactttattCTGGAAATCTCCAAATTCTTCTGTGGTTTTCTTTTTGGCCCTAAGCCAttgaaacaaataaaaccaaatgaGAACTACAATAGTTTCAGACTAAAGAGTTGCATTCTAGCTTCAGGCTGAATCATCATTTTTGTAACCAAAGCTTTTTGGCAAAAGAGACATTTCTTTTCGATAAAAGATTCTCTGATGAATTCAAATTTTCTGTGGCAAACACAACGTGAGTATACACATGTTGAAAAACCTCAAACACTGCTCAGTAATTCAGGTTCCTCCTGTAAAATACCTCCTGTTCCCTCCAGCTGCCAGGCTGTGGAGTCTAGAACGGGTAGCCGTCAGGGAAGGCCAGTCCCTGCTCCGCTCCTTCGGCCAGGTACGGACCCTCGTCCTCGTAGCTCGGCGGGGGGACGCCGTCCTCCTCGCAGGGAGCCAGGACGGCGTCCGGGTCGGCCTTCAGACTCGGCCTCTGGTTGTCTGGGAAAGCCATGGAGAAAAGCGCCTCGGGGTTGCATACAAACTTGTAGACGTACCTTTCCCCAGCCACCTGCAGGacgagccaatcagaggtgggacaaaTTAATGATGTTCATTGGACAATTAAAGATGACCAttctttttaacccttgtgttgtctcccCGTCGaccatggaaaaaaaaaaaagacttttgtTGTCCCTATCTCAATGTTTTAGtcgctttttaaaatgttttttatttgacGTTTTCGTCCCaatgttttggtcacttttttcaacatttttctgacgtttttgtcactttgtcaaTGTTTtgggtgctttttttttttttttaaagttttgggtgccttttctgacgtttttgaggcttttttaaatttttttttctttttcttttacatttccgGCGCTTATTTCGATGTCTCATTCTTTCTGatataatttgttttttaaacggggtcaaatttgacctgaagacaacacatacaaatatatatatatatatatatatatatatatatatatatatagagatatatatatatatatatatatatatatatatacacatacacatacatatatatacatatatatatatatatatacacatatatatatatatacacatatatatatatacacacatatatatatatatatatatatatatatatatatatatatatatatatatatatatatatatatatatacatacatacatacatacatacatacatatacatacatacatacatatatatatacatatacatacatatatacatacatatacatacatatatacatacatatacatacatatatacatatatacatatacatacacatatatatatatacatatatacatatacacatatatatatacacatatatatatatacacatatacacacatatacacacacatatacatatatatatatatatatatatatatatatatatatatatatatatacatatacatatatatatatatatatatatatacatatacatatatacatatatatatatatacatatatatatacatatatatatatacatatatatatatacacacatatatatatatatatatatatatatacatatatatatatatacatatatatatatactatatatatatacatatatatacatatatatatacatacatatatatacatatatatatatatacatatatatacatatatatatatatacatatatatatatatatatatatatatatatatatatatatacatatatatatatacatatatatatatacatatatatatatatatatatatatatatacatatatatatatatatatacacatatatatatacatatatatacatatatatatatatacacatatatacatatatatatatatacacatatatatatatatatatatatatatatatatatatatatatatatatatatatatatatatatatacacacatatatacacatacatatataccgacatatatatatacacatacatatatatacacatatatacacatacatatataccgacatatatatatacacatacatatatatatacatatatatacatacatatatacatatatacatatatatacatacctatatacatatatatacatacatatatacatatatatacatatatatacacatatatatacatatatatacacatatatacatatatatacatacatatatatatatacatatatatacatatatatacacatatatatacatatatatacacatatatacatatatatacacatatatatatatatacacatatatatatatatacacatatacatatatatatacacatatatatatatatacacacacatatatatatatatatatatatatatatatatatatatatatatatatatatatatattatacatatatatacacatatatatatacatatatatacacatacacacacatatatatatatatacatatatatacacatacacacatatatatatatatatacatatatatatatatatacatatatacatatatacatatatatatatatacacatatacatatacatatatatatatacacatatacatatatatatatacacatatacatatacatatatatatatatatatatatatatatatgtatatatacatacatacatacatatacatatatatacatacatacatatacatatatacatatacatatacatatatacacatatacatatacatatacatatatatacatatatacatatacatatatatatacatatatacatatatatatatatatattaatagaaATTCCAATTATTTGGTAATTTAATTTACATGAACTCAGATTTTATCATGTAATGTGACTATGTTCTGATAAGGAAaaccctaaaaaaaacataataaatgttTTAGCGTAAGAGTACTGGAGGAGAGAAGTGAAACCTGCCTTTACCTTCTGCATGATGCCCTTCTCATAGTAGTACCTCAGTGAGCGGCTCAGCTTGTCGTAGTTCATGGCCGGTCGGTTCTTTTGGAGCCCCCAGAGCCGAGCCACCTGACACAACACAAGACgcggaaaagaaaaacaagcaaTAAAACATCCAGCTGAATAATATTCAAGCCTTTCTAACAGAATGCCTCTTGAAACAGCCCTGTGTGGTGTTCGACGATGACTGACCTCCTCAGGATCGATGAGTTTAAACTCCATGTTGCGTCCCGTCCAGACGATCAGATGCCCGCTGGCCGGGTTGTCCAGCAGCGTGAGCAGGAACTGCCAGAGCTGCAGAGAGCCGCGGCGCTGGTACGGCAAACCCTCCTGCTTCACTTTACCTGCTTACAGAGTCCAACAGGAAACAATAAGTACACCTCTCGCTATTCTGGAGCACCACAATAGTCATTATTAGGTCTATTCCATCCAGATCATCAGCAGCAGTAATTAGAAATACTTATATACTTCTTTAAAGTTCAAATTCTGTCTTACCTTCCAGTCTGTCTGGCACCACACAAGTGTCATCATAGTACAACCGTGGCTCTCTGTCAGGACCAAACCCTGCTGGgcgtaaaaataaaatattaggacattttacatttgttctACTGAGAAAcaacttatttttttcttgtcatttaaattttattaaacattttgaaaaacacacagaaccaCATATAGACAAAATTACAAATGAGTTGAAGATCCGTAAGAAAGAGTTTTGAATGGACCCAGCatgtagtaaaataataataatttcttaCATATATGGATATGTATAATGACAAAACGTAAATATAAATTgaagaataataatacaataaagttaaaaaaaaatgagaattaaaaaaaaaaaaaaaaaaaaaatcaacaaagtgACGTGAGCTTTCTCCCTTATTTGTAATACAACaagaaacaaacttttttttaaagccaacacACAAACTTACCAACATTGTTATTCTGGTACAAGACTGAAGACTTCCCAAACGACGACTGGCAGGTTTGAACTTCTGGAAGACACAAAGCATTAAGGGTGTAAGAAAAGAATCGACACACTTCAGTATcacgatattttattttgcaatacaaaaaatattcatgtaagacagtggttcatgtTTATGTTGCGTTTAAACCTCCTATCgttagatggctatgctgagacgcaccactggTGTActtgcctagcagtgcctgactttttgctagatgctaacaatgtagctatgactgaactttggcctactttagcatataaaatttgctcactaagaaaactggcagtttgattttctgtgtactgaattgtttgcctaaagtaaacttcttagacttttatgaacatcatgtctttttttaaatattagtttttctaaaattatactttaaaaaaatcccaatatatagaaatatattgcaatatattgaattgtgacccatgtatcgtgatacctattgtatcgccagattcttgccaatacacagccctacaaCGAATGCTTTCTGGTCTCTGAATCACTACTGAAATACTGTGCCATTTAAAAATGTTCCTGTCAGAGCCGTGTTAATTAGGTTTTGCACATTCAAAAATGTAGCAATTGTGCGTATACGTAGCAGATGACACACTCACCTGAGTCAAAGCCAAAGTCTCTTGGCTCTTGTTTGATGGAGACATGGTTGAAGGCGGTCTGTGACTGGGCCAGACCTGGAACAGGCGGCCCCGGCTCTGGGTATCGTGGATCCAGCAGCTCCTGTTTGAAACCTCTGGGGCCGTTGGGAACCAGGGGCTCCGAAAGGTGCCGCTGATACGGCGGGCGCCCATCACGGCTCGAGGGTTGGTACGCCGTGTTGACCGCTTTCTCCGGAGGGAGGAAAGACAAGCAGGGCTCCGACAGCTGCCGCTGGAACCTGCAGCGTGGAAGAACACCAGATTTCAGGGTTTGAACTTGCTTGTTTCCAGCTTAAAATGCTATTAAACCATGTATCTTGGAATAATAATTGATTAGTCACTCTCAGTTAAGCCTCACATCCAGCAAGTGGTGAAAAAAATTGAAGTTGAAATTgggtttttattttagaaacTTGCTTTTCCTTCCGAGGCCAAAGAGAGACTGGTTGCTGCCACCTTTATGTCTGTGCTGGACTACGGCGATGTTGTATGTACATGTTGGATACTGTCTGCCATGGAGCAATGagatttatcacaaatctcaaagCCCTGACTCATCATTGTTCATTGTATGCTTGGTCTTGTATACCAACTTAACCATTGCCATGTTCTTATTTGTAAGGCTGTTCTTGGACTGCTTCATTCTTACCTTCGGGTGTACATCTGATCCTACAATAAAGGACAGGAAGTTACTCCATCTAAACGGTCCCTTATGTCCGTACTGAACTGGGGAAAAAGGGCGTTTAAGTATGGTGCTCCCTCGGCTTGGAATCCTTTACAAAACCACATCGATCTTCGGGCGCTGGTTTCATTGGACGCATTCAAATCGATTCTAAAAAGACTTGGAATCCAGCACATCTGGCTGTATGATGTTTCAAAAGTTTTTATATCTTTCATCTATCTTAATATCAGTTTTTTGTCTCCATTTGAAATTGttatacatttgtttatgtCCGATACCATATTATTTGTGCTGCTGGTTTTtactcctggttaaataaaaggtaaaaaaattattaacttttgtgttggctcagtgggtagagcaggcgcacatatacagaggtttactcctcgacgcagcggccgcgggtttgactccgacctgcagccctttgctgcatgtcattccccctctcgctcccctttcatgtcttcatctgtcctatgaaaaataaaaggtctaaaaatgccccaaaaatataatctttaaaaaaaaaaaaaaaaaaaaaactcaccttGGTTCTGTGCTAAAAGATGCACCGGGGCAGCTGACATGAGGCAGAGCAAACTGCTGGCTTTGGTTGGGCTGTGGGAGGATGCGGTGGTGGGAGGGGCTCGGGGCAGGAGCGTGGCCCGGGGGGCAGTTATTGGTCAGCTGGGGGGCAGACGGGTGCAACTGCCTCTGTACGGGTGGAGGTCCTGCAGGATGGGTGGAGCCACACTGTACGGGTGTGGAGGCTGGAGTCAGAGCTTTGAGCCCAGCTGGCTTGTTCTCACAGGCACTGAGGAGAGAAAACAGGAAGCAGCTGTAATCATAGACGTCTGCATGATATGCATATATTTATGATAAAAATCATACAACACACTGGCCTAGGACAGTCATTTTGTACCTGTAACTATAAAGGCACATGTCAGCGTGAGGCGTTCTGCAGGGAGACGCGTCTTTGGACGGACTGGGCTCTCTCTTCACTTTGCTGACAGGCAGTCCATGAAACatcactgcacacatacacatgcgcgcacacacacacacacacacacacacacacacacatttatactttgttttcagaatcagaataatcagatttattggccaggtttgcgcaAACAAAgaatttgactccggttaatctacaacactcacttaatagataaagaataaaaacagaaaggacagtaagaaatataaaaaaaatactgttaagtatgcAGTATAACAATATAATAGAATTTAGAAGATGAAATGGTATTAGATTATACTTAACTATCAAAAAAGAAGACTTAAGAGAGTatcaaatattatatattttgatattattatataaatatgatgtattacttatttattttttaaatgctaagGTTTTTAGATATTTATTGATGAGACTTCTGCCATCACTTCAATACAATGTGAGTGAAcagaattgtgtttttttgtgtgctcaAAGCCACAGATAAAAATGGTCCTGGTTAACCGACAAAAATACTGtcaacaattttaacaattgtcttaaacaaaatacaaacgTGACCAGTTGGAATAAGCCTGGTTGTTACAGAATACCTAAGAGGCCCTACCATCTGAAAAGTATAATTAATGGCATAAATGGAAAAAAGATAACCAGCCTCTGACAGTTTCCTGgtaacaaacattttttaagcGACACAGCGATGTCTTCGGATTCTTATTTTTAGAGACGTAAACCACCGTGGCTCCCATTTGAGTTTTGTGTTTGAGCAGAAGAAGGAAAGCCTCCTATCTGATCTCAGCCTTCCTGGACTCTGCGGCGATGTTTCCATCCACAACGCAATCGCTGTCAGATTTATTGTCCGGACCGGGAGTCGTTCAGTTGAGGCAGCTGTCAAGCAGCAATAAATACATGCAGTACGTGTTTGGCAGCGGCACTAAATGTTCCATTTCCCCAGGTCTTATCTGTGACatcattattttaaggtaccaTTACCTGCACCACATGACTACCATCATCTAACTGGCACAGATCCACTGCTGGCTGGTGTGAGGGTCATATACTGTAACAtcgtaaacaaaataaaaactttatttataccATTGGCCCTGGAGAGTACATGGATTGTATTCATTCACACACGCTATAAGAAAAACTGTACAAAGCCTCAATaatgtacaattttgaggtacttgtactttactttttttagtTCTTCtattttatgcaactttatactGTTACTACAATAGAAAGGGAATATTGTACTTTGTACTTCACTAcctttatctgacagctttagttactggtTACTATACAGATTATACATCCTAAAACATATTGTGAGTATTTGTGTAGTATTGCtactttatttattgattagtCTGGTGCAACGGAAGTACATTGCAAGTACAATGTCAGGCTGTGCCCTTCCACTTCTGGTATTTGTGTGTTACcgtcaaagcccgtctacggaaagccgttccactccctattaagccccattgtacctactttggttgcagttccaccagagttccactgggggtgatcacggtccagtgcaaaatgaatgggaccctatggagctagacggctaaatgtgtctctttcgcctgattgtcgttgagaaatctcagatttgattgtagtttttgcaagttcaacatggattataggtcaaaagttgaatgaacgagtacttatgccctttcgatttgttacaggttgagtcgttgttgcccatagcacgctagcattctgctaatgaatgctgattggtcagtgaaggactgattacgatcggagatcccgcgtGACGgaatccgaagcagaaccagaatgtcagagtgaataccACTCAAGACAAGaagacaccaaaacaagttccttgctGGGACTATTTGTAgagctgcgtccggagcttagctctgtccaagacgattgggattggttaaaagaaatgcaaacaagccagagtgttttctttctccttttgcCAAATTTATGTGTTGATGTAGTCTCGCTTGGACAGACCTTCCTACACCgcggcgctgcggaggagggtccgGCTAGTCcgcacagcattccgggatgggagaaaaacgtgctcttgttttggtggaacgtgtgtacgttcaaaagttgttttagtcgtgcaacagaaaactcagattggacagatagtctagctagctgtctggatttaccctgcagagatcagaggagcagttaaccatagtcctcagaaatccactggagtttaaaatgccaacacaaaggaagcccaaggcaacggatatccggcctaaatgagtgaaatccagcagaatttccagcagcaacagagcaataccggaagtggaacattgaGGATATAGGctgtgtgtggtgtagccagaccttactcatAAAGTAAGatctgacaatgcgagactactgtaCTTATTGATAAAGCTGCCATTGTTGTAGTTTATTTACTGTCAACACCATCTGTGGCCCGAGCCCATTGGCTTCTACTGAAGACTTaaatctcttttttctttttttttttaaagcttacaAATGTATCATGTGTCATCTTTTAGTCTTAGTAATTTCCATAATCAGCTAGGTGCTGTAGTTGTCAGGAAAAAGTCACTCAAACAGGTCTAAGTAGAGCAAATGTTTGGGGCTATTTCCACACGTCGAGGCATAAATAAAGCATGTGTTATTCTACAAAATGTTTGTTCGCTGTTTTACAACTCTGAGCCCTCTCTATAAATATTACAGGAGGAGCAGCTACTCACAGTTATTGGACTGGAAATCTGGGACAAATTGCTCGTCATCAGGAACCTGAGCTGTCAAAGGGGAAAAGACAGAATATTAAAAGACCCTTCTTATCACATTTACTAATTCTTCATACAATATTAATACAGTATTGAGTGCTTCATATTTCTCTGCTTTAGTTAGTTATTTCCTATATTTCCCCATTAATACTCTCTGTGGAAGGGGCTTTAAAATCAGAGAACTGCATACAGAAATTTGTGCATTTTGTGTCATGACGCTTGCAGGTCTCACCTTCTGCGATCCATATTTCCTGGAGCTGGATCAGATCTTGAAAGAGCTCTGCAAGACAGTGacgaattatatatatatatatatatatatatatatatatataaaaaaatagacGTAACAATATGCGTAGTCAATATTACTTTCCTTAGTGAAATAACTTTTATATTGTAACCAAATTCCTTTCCAAAACTCTCCCAGACAACCATTTCACTCTTCCAGGTAACCAGTAAATACCAACACAGCAAACCCTTTTCCATGTGGACATGACGCCATGATGAGCCTACCTTCTGTGTCCTGAGCCAGCTCTGTGTCCATGAACTTCCTTTTCCGGTCGCTGAGACATCTCTCTGCTCCCTCTACGTGACATTTCTAGGAgtttgacaacaaaactgtttagTGAACGTAAATCGTAAACCCTAAATGCAATCAGTCGTTGATCGGCTTTCTGAAAAACTCACACTCTCTGGGACCACGAAAGGGACCTGCTGGTCATAAAAGCCGTCCATGTTGCAGGAGTCTTCACCCTGCAATAAGGAGGGGTGGGAGGACAGATAAGCACAATATATTAGAAGCACAATGCATtggctgctactactactactactactactactacaacatCCATAAAACTATCATCTTTTTCATGTATCTTTGCGTTTTGCTGACATACTGACCCCACAGCGAGGTTTACAGTGACTATAAAAGCTTTATCATCAATGGCAGCGTTATGCAACCTCCTGTAACTTAAATCTGACATGAATACAAGCTGCAGGAGGAACTAGTCTTCAAAGACGTCTGAATAGGTGATGCTAGTTGAGATAAACAGGAAAGCAGCTGTATAGTccattagggctgtgcaattaatcacaattttaaaTCGCGATTACAATTTTGGCTCCTAATAATCTCTAAAAACAAAGTAATCGAGAAAAATTATTATTTCGCTGTGACGGCCCTGAGCCTGTTGTCGTGCATGCATACTGTGGTCTGTCTTGTGAGCTTTGCAAGTTTGTGGCTGAGGCTGGCCAGTCCTCCCAGGCCATTTAACCCCGCCTGCTCCGGGACCAGTGTGCAGCATTCCCTTGACCGAGCACCATTATGATTTAATTCTGTTTAGTTATTTCCTTAGTTAGCTACTGACAACATGTTCACGTTCCACACATTCTCCACTGCATCCATACACTCTCACACATCACTGATACAGACAACCACCTCATCGCCTTCCTGTTTGCATTATTATTTCATAAATGTCACTTCATTATTGTCAAGTTGACTGTGCATCTCCCTAttttgttgtggcctgtgaGCTGTTCCTAACGtttgcacattatgttttgcacgttaactcttattttgtcttgtgttgtgttctgaatgaaaagtaTGAAGGGTAATATCACAGTTCCAGGTGTTTTCACTTGATCTGTTAACTTTttcactgtcttttttttttaacttcaataaatgcaacatctttccaaaagtcaatgagtaattgtgttatataatcgtgatttcaatattttttccaTATTCAAGCGGCCCTATAGTCCCATTTTCCTTCAGTCTAGCAGCACTGTTAATCATTAATGTAGTTTGGATAAATCTTTGTTTTAATGTCGCAAAAACTacaggcatttttttttttttttttttaaacaccatCACAGCAAGAAAAAGAGTTTTATCAAGTGGTCAAACATGATATAACCTAATGCACTTAATTGAAGCGTTCCAGTCTGCTGAAGAATAGGTGGCTGTAACAGGTTTATAGGAAGGCAATTAAAGGAATAGTGTCCCATTTTGGGAAATCTCCTGAACATGACTACACAACTGATGTACGTATATGTCAATTATATAAAGGCTTTAaaggataaaacatgtttaagaatttaatcattgttttgtgtGGCAAAATAATCTCAACTCAAAAACATCTTTGTCTGAGCTTTTGACCACATCTCACAGTTGTCATGGATGAATGGAGCTGGCTCAGGTGTCAACACACTAGTCACACACGTACAGTTCCCACGGTCAAGAATTCACTTTATGGTTGAATTATTGTTTTGATATTTGTTAACAAATTGTATCAGAAATCATGTAGGCTATACTTTTCAACATAACTTCAATAACGTGTTTTTATGGCTTTAGTATGAGTTAGTAACTTTACAAGCCATCCATTAGCATAGGTGATAGAAAAATGGGTCCCATTCAAACGCACATTATAGAAGTTAATCAAactaaattcaattaaatttaaaatactAAAAGATAAATGGTCTCATAGCTTTAGCTCATAATTGTTAGATGATGATTACAACATGCGAAAGTCACAAATGTTTcacaatgtcttttttttttcctttgatgATGAATGCAGTGGACTTCAGTAAGTAAACAGCCCTCGCTACAACTGCTTTTGTTCGAAGAATTGTGGTATTGGAAGTTTGGTTAATTAGCTCAAACGAGcccaacacaaaataaaatgatatgaCTCGTAATCCTTGTCTTTTCACCCTGTTAAGTTGACTATAAACAGAACAAATACTAAAATAAAAGATTTGTGAATGGAGTTTGGCGTGACGCACGGGAGAGGCCAGCACGTATCGTGGGaccttgtttttttctcaatgtGAAACTTGATTCtcgcgggggggggggtggagggggagggagggagagagagagacaccagc is a window encoding:
- the LOC116044690 gene encoding ETS translocation variant 5-like isoform X2, with translation MDGFYDQQVPFVVPESKCHVEGAERCLSDRKRKFMDTELAQDTEELFQDLIQLQEIWIAEAQVPDDEQFVPDFQSNNLMFHGLPVSKVKREPSPSKDASPCRTPHADMCLYSYSACENKPAGLKALTPASTPVQCGSTHPAGPPPVQRQLHPSAPQLTNNCPPGHAPAPSPSHHRILPQPNQSQQFALPHVSCPGASFSTEPRFQRQLSEPCLSFLPPEKAVNTAYQPSSRDGRPPYQRHLSEPLVPNGPRGFKQELLDPRYPEPGPPVPGLAQSQTAFNHVSIKQEPRDFGFDSEVQTCQSSFGKSSVLYQNNNVGFGPDREPRLYYDDTCVVPDRLEGKVKQEGLPYQRRGSLQLWQFLLTLLDNPASGHLIVWTGRNMEFKLIDPEEVARLWGLQKNRPAMNYDKLSRSLRYYYEKGIMQKVAGERYVYKFVCNPEALFSMAFPDNQRPSLKADPDAVLAPCEEDGVPPPSYEDEGPYLAEGAEQGLAFPDGYPF
- the LOC116044690 gene encoding ETS translocation variant 5-like isoform X1, producing MDGFYDQQVPFVVPESKCHVEGAERCLSDRKRKFMDTELAQDTEELFQDLIQLQEIWIAEAQVPDDEQFVPDFQSNNLMFHGLPVSKVKREPSPSKDASPCRTPHADMCLYSYSACENKPAGLKALTPASTPVQCGSTHPAGPPPVQRQLHPSAPQLTNNCPPGHAPAPSPSHHRILPQPNQSQQFALPHVSCPGASFSTEPRFQRQLSEPCLSFLPPEKAVNTAYQPSSRDGRPPYQRHLSEPLVPNGPRGFKQELLDPRYPEPGPPVPGLAQSQTAFNHVSIKQEPRDFGFDSEVQTCQSSFGKSSVLYQNNNVGFGPDREPRLYYDDTCVVPDRLEAGKVKQEGLPYQRRGSLQLWQFLLTLLDNPASGHLIVWTGRNMEFKLIDPEEVARLWGLQKNRPAMNYDKLSRSLRYYYEKGIMQKVAGERYVYKFVCNPEALFSMAFPDNQRPSLKADPDAVLAPCEEDGVPPPSYEDEGPYLAEGAEQGLAFPDGYPF